From the Simplicispira suum genome, the window GCCCGTCAGGTGCAGCACCGCGTAGAGCAGCATGGATGCGTGGCCGTTGGAGAGCACGAAGCGGTCACGGTCGGCCCAGTGCGGGTCCAGCGGGTTGTGGCGCAGGTGCCGTCCCCACAGCGCAACCGCCATGTCGGCCATGCCCATGGGCGCACCGGGGTGGCCGGAATTGGCTTGTTGCACAGCATCCATTGCGAGTGCGCGGATCGCATTCGCCATTTGTTCAGAGTTGGCCATCGGGGCGGGTCCGGTCAGGACGGTCATGAGGGGAAACCCCAGATTTTAACGGTGTGCCTTGAACCGCTTCTCCACAGCGGCATCGGCACCGCCGCACGATGCACTAGAGTGCCAAGCGTGACCCTCCCTGTGCCCCCCTCAAGTCCCCTCCCTGCTGGTTCGGCGGCTTCGCGCCACCAAGACGCAGAGCAGGCCCCCGCACTGCTGCTGGCCGCCGGCCGTGGGGAGCGCATGCGGCCGCTGACCGACCACACGCCCAAGCCCCTGCTGCAAGTGCACGGCCGCCCGTTGCTGGCCTGGCATTTGCACGCGCTGGCGCACGCCGGCGTGCCGCGCGTGGTGATCAACACCGCCTGGCTGGGCGAGCAGATTACCGAGCATTTTGGAAGCTTTTTTGGCCTCCAGCGCACGACTGATAAGCGCGAGCAGCTATCAATTTCATACTCCAACGAAGGCCTCGACTTTGGCGGCGCGCTGGAGACAGCGGGCGGCATTGCACGCGCCCTGCCGCTGCTGGACTCGGACGTGTTCTGGCTGGCGGCGGGCGATGTGTTCATGCCGGCTTTTGGCTTCGCCGCGGCAGCCGTGCGCGCCTTTCGCCACAGCGGCGCGCTGGCGCGCCTGTGGCTGGTGCCCAACCCGCCGCAGCACCCGCGCGGCGATTTTGGCCTCTCGGACGCCGGCCTGGCGCTGAACCTGCAGGAGGCCGACCCACGGCCCCGCTACACCTACAGCACCGTCGCCCTGCTGCACCGCGATCTGTTTGCCCCGCCCTGGTGCGATATTGCGCCCGGCAACCCGCAAGGGGTACGCGCGGCACTGGCACCGCTGCTGCGCCGGGCGATGGACAATGGCCGCGTGCAGGCCGAACTTCACACTGGCCGCTGGGTCGATGTGGGTACGCCGCAGCGCCTGGTCGACCTCAACGCCGAAACCTTGTCACCATGACCCTCACCCCGCCCCTCTCTTTGTATGCCGAGCGCCGCGCGCGCCTGGCGGCCCAGCTTGG encodes:
- a CDS encoding nucleotidyltransferase family protein, encoding MRPLTDHTPKPLLQVHGRPLLAWHLHALAHAGVPRVVINTAWLGEQITEHFGSFFGLQRTTDKREQLSISYSNEGLDFGGALETAGGIARALPLLDSDVFWLAAGDVFMPAFGFAAAAVRAFRHSGALARLWLVPNPPQHPRGDFGLSDAGLALNLQEADPRPRYTYSTVALLHRDLFAPPWCDIAPGNPQGVRAALAPLLRRAMDNGRVQAELHTGRWVDVGTPQRLVDLNAETLSP